In Lepus europaeus isolate LE1 chromosome 19, mLepTim1.pri, whole genome shotgun sequence, the genomic window atggctggatccagATGCTCAGTGTCTTCAGGTTTCCACTGGGCAGGGTCTCCCTTTGCAGTAGCGAGGGGATTGGTGTCAGCTCTCGCCTCCTCCCTGCAAGCCCCACAGATTCGGAATGCCAGCAGAAGTTCCAGATCTGAACCTCCCCGGCTGCTGGGacggccaggccctggctgcccaggaATGCCCTGGCGCCTCCCTCTCGCTGCACGTGCCGTGCTGGAAACCCCGCCCCCTCCTCACTGCCTTCTCCGTTTTCCTGGGTCAGAGATGCTGGGGAGCACACAGGGCTTTGCCcgtcacctgggagacctgccaGAAACCTGCAGCGGATGCTGCCTGCTGCTTCTGCCCTCGTGCCCACCTTAACCACCCAGGGTAGGCCAGGAAGGGCGAGCACAAGAAGTGAGGGCTTGCGAGGCAGGGGCCAGCCTGGCCGCCAACAAAGTATTCCCTGGGTGGTGTCGTCCtcctgcccaggagccaggatgctGGCGTGGGATGGAAGGAGGACTCAGCCTGTGTTTCCCCTGGTCTATTCTTAGCCCCAGAGCCACTCCTCAAATCTGGCCATACATCCCGCTCGCCGCCATGCCTTCTGGCCATGGGCACGCCCGTTCCCGCGTGCCAGGTGCATCCGCAGCTCAAGAGCGGGCCCCTGAGCTGACTTTCTGACTTGGAAAAATGCCTCCATTCATCCGTGGGACGTTCATCCGTGGCCACCCATTCCCGTGAGCCTGGCCCCGTGAAGTCACTGAGGTGACTTTCAGGTTGCAATTGTCAAAGCCTGCCTCCCACCAGGACAGCAGTCCGGGACCCCAGGCTCACCTGTGCAGCCTCACTGTGGGCTTCCCAGGATCTGAGAGGCTGGGAGCCACTGGGGCTCTGCAGAGAAGTGCAGGGGACAAAAAGAAGGGAGCAGTGGCCTCTGTGGGCTTCGCCCGTGTTGCTGGGGTCACCCAGGAAGCCAGCGAGTGAGTGACAGGAGGCTGGGTCTCACACTGGCAGCCCCACAATCCCAGTCTGGTCCCCAGATCTTCTGGTCTGGGTCTCCAGAAGATTTTGTTAAAAAGTAGTTTCCAGCCTCAAAGATGCTGAAGGTCTCACGGAAAGTGCTGGATTTCTGGCTTCACTGGCGTGGCCGTCAGCCTGTGTTGTCAAGGGGCAAGGTGGCTGAGCTGGGTGGCGCCACCTCccatgggcagggccagggccacagcagccctGCCACTGCAGGTCTCCCCTCCACACCCTGCCTGTCCCTGCCACCTTAGCCCAAGGGGCTTAGGGGCAGCAAGAAGAGCACGCTGGGTCTGTTGGTACCCATGGCGTATCGCTGGGCAGATAATGGACAGGCGTAGGACCTGATGGATAGAAAAACATCTTCTCCAGGGGTTTCCAATGTCAGACAAACAGCCTCAGCAGGTGCTCAGAGCAAGGGGGGGCCAAGTGAGGggagcctccccccccccgcacTCAGAAGCCTTTGCGACCTCACAGAACACAGTGTCTGCAGCCCCCAAGAAGCGAGATCGGGTTGAGCTCTGGTGGGGTGGCTCCTCTTTCAGGGCTCAGCCTGCTGAGATGATGCCGGGGGTTGGTGGAAATAGCAGCCGTGTATACCGGCAGGGCTCTGGAGACGGAGCTGCAGGCCGGGTCCCAgcctgtgtggtccctggggagggctctcttcctggctggTGGACGGCCGCCTTCTCGCTGTGTCCTCACGTGGTGCAGAGAGAGCTgtggtgtctcttcctcttctaggGGCACCAGCCTTACTGGATTAGCCTCCCCCCCCTTCTGACCTTATTTAACCTTACTCCTCGGGACACAGCCACCTTGGGGCCCGGGGCTTCAACATGGGAATGGGCAGACACACAGTTAGTGCCTGCAGGGTGTTGGGGTTTCATGCACACGGCACTCCTCAGACCTGAAGCAGCTGCCCCGATGCCCCCACAGCCCACTCCCTGGACCCGCCCCGAGTTCTCCTGTCGCAGTGCGGGACAGTGCCCACTGTGAGAACTTCCTTTGGGGCTGGGAGCTGCCTCAGCCCCTGCAGATCACCTGCAGGTACTGGGGATGTGGCATCTTTAGGGCACCTCTCAGCGGATTCAAACTCCGTGCCCCCAATCTGGATTCCTTGTTCTGCTCCCCAACAACCCCGGACACGAAGCTTCCTGCCTCACCCTAGGGTGGGGGGAGTACGGTGCACTTTAGCTGAGCTtcggctgcctccctccctccccactcaggACATCACCAGCTTGCTGCACACCATCTACGAGGTGGTCGACTCCTCCGTCAACCACTCCCCGGCGTCCAGCAAGACGCTGCGGGTGAAGCTCACCGTGGCCCCAGACGGCAGCCAGAGCAAGAGGAGCGTCCTTCTCCATCCCGCCGGTGAGGGGCTGCGGGAGGGGTGGGCTGCAGGgcgagagccaggagcctgggggctTTCGGGATGAGTAGAGCTGCACCGGACCCGagatggggaagggaagggggttGCGGGCACCCAAGCAggggcgtggtggtggtgggcaggGGTGTGTGCCTGCGGTGACAGTGAAGGCTgaggggggcagggctgggcctgggaggccagcagctgTGCGACCCCCTCCTCAGCCCCTTCCTTCCACCGAGCCTTCACAGAGCTGCGAGGTCCacctgggctggggcgggggaggccaGCGGCTCACCCGGGCCTTCTCGTGCCTCTCAGAGCTGCAGAGCACCAGGCCGAGAGCAGAGACCAAGCCTGCCGAGGAGCTGCGcagctgggagaagcagcagcgcGCCCCCCTCAGGTACGGGGGGCACAGGGCACACGCTGAGCACCACATGTTTGCCTGGAGCAGGAGGCTCCCCTGTGTGCTCTCTCTGGGGCAGGAGGCCACGACGCCCGGTGTGCAGACTCGGGCATCAGCTTCCGCATCCGACACGGATGCTGGCTGGAGGCCTGCACCCCCTTATACAGGACCCTTTGGGCCAGGGGTGCTATGGAGGGCAGCAGCTGCGGGGCTGAGGAGGGGGGCGGGGCTCGGGCGGCACCTCCTGGGCAGCCTCAGACTAACCGGTGTTGTCAGGCTTTTTGGAGTTCAGGGTCGTGGGTAAGGCGGCAGCTACCTTCCACCTGTTGTTGTTTCTTTAactgcaagggagggagggagggagggaagcagagaggctgtATAAGGAGAAACGTTGATAAATAACAGTAACAGCAGGTGCAAGGCTGTGTTAGCACTTGGAGTGCAAACAGTAAGCAAGTAAGGAGTTGGGATGGGTGTCAccgggaggagaggggaggtcctgggagcagcaggtgcagtgtggtgCCGACTGGGAATCTGCGGCGGACTGGGAtgggggaggagctggggtgTGCGGGAGGTCCTTGGAGGGGAGCAACTCCAGGGAGGCTGGAGTCCGACACGGGAGCACGGGAGAAAGGAGGCCTGTGACGGTGCCTGCTTGCTGTACCCTTCACTCCATTCACACACGTgtgcaggtacacacacacacacacacctgcacaccccTACACACTGCTGAGGCCCATGCTGGGCTTTGGGGCATGTCATGGAATCTGCCAGCCTCCATGCCAAGGGTTTAGGGGACGCCTCTGCCGCCTGCCCATGCTCCCTGGGCGCCGGGAGTTAGGCACCACCTGCCTGCAGTGCGCATGCTTGGTTTGAAGCCTGGCTGTGGGAGCCTCCCTAGGTTTGAATCCTCTCCTATTTGCTTTGGTCCTGGGCCACTCCTGCTCAATGCCCAGAGGGGCTGGGCACTGGGCTCTGCCTCTGTTTAcaagggaggaagcagagggggcACGGATGACATCATGATCCCGCTGTCCCCTTCCCAAGCTgcagagggagggtgggtggCCAGAGCCTCCTGCTCACTCGCCTGCCTCGCCCGCCCGCTGCAGGTTCCAGGGCGACAGCCGCTTGGAGCAGGCCGGCTGCTACCACCACTGTGTGGATGAGAACCTCGAGAGAAGAAACCACTACTTAGATCTCGCTGGCATAGAGAACTGCACGTCCCAGTTTGGGCCCGGTAAGGATGCAAGGGTGCGAGGCGGGGTCTGGGGGAGCACGTGGCTTCTGTGGACAGCGCCACCtcggaggaggggacaggagaaaTGCATTTAGATGTAAAGTTCTTCCTGCCCTAAGTCAAACGAAATCCACTGATCATGATCTGTAAGGATGGAAGTTATGGCTGCCATGCCAGGCCCGTTGCCAGGGCAACCACATGGCCCTCCCTTGACTGTGTCCTCTGAGGACCCAGGTGCCACCAGGTGCAGCGCTGCTCTACCTGGGTACGACTCTGCGGTCAGATTTCCACTGACGGGCTGCCAGTCACCTTAGCCAGGTGGCCGAGCTCCTGCCACTTAGCCTTTCTCAGCTCTCCCAGAGGAGCTGCCGAAGACCAGGTCTTCCCACTTAGCACCTGGGAAGGTCTCCCTGCAAGAGTTTAGCTGTCAGGCAGCGAGGGGCAGCTGGGGTAGGAGGGTAGCTGTGACCCACGACGGCTGCCATCCGTCCTCCCTGGcgagtggggaggggcaggcgtgGTTCCTGGGAAGCGGTGCTCACTGCATGTCTGTTGCCTCCTAGGCTCCCCTTCAGTGGCCCAGAAGTCAGAACTACCCACCCGCACCTCCAACCCCACTCGATCACGCTCCCACGAGCCGGAAGCCATCCACGTCACACACCGAAAGCCCCAAGGCGCAGacccgggctcctgccacctcctTGACACCCCCTTCGCCAAGGTCTCGGAGCTCCAGCAGCGGCTCCGGGGCGCCCAGGACGGGAGCAAGCACTTTGTGAGGTCCCCCAAGGCCCAGGGCAAGAGCGTAGGTGTGGGCCATGTGGCCAGAGGGCCGAGAAGCAAGCCCCCTCTGGGACCTGCCGTCCCCGCGGGGTCCCCCTCCGCCCACCTGGCCACCAGCCCggctctcctccccaccctggcGCCCCTCGGGTCCAAGAAGCACAAGCACCGAGCCAAGGAAGGCCAGCAGGGCTGCCGGGGCCTGCAGGCCCCACTGGCCGCAGGCAGCACCATGCTGGGGCGGGAGCACGCCAGGGAGCTGCCCACTGTGCTGGTATATGAGAGCCAGGCCGGGCAGGCGGTCCAGAGACACGAGCACCACCATCACCACgaacaccaccaccactaccaccacttCTACCAGACAtagagccccgccccgccccaccccgcccccggcaCCTGCCGCCCCCCCAAGGCATTATTATTCtattaattattgttattatgaTGGTTATTGTTATTAATAATTATTGTTACTCCACTAATATTTAGCTAGCCTTCATGTAGAAgatatatggaaacacagaactaaacttttatttatatgtcGTGGGGACTGCATAACTCACCCAAGAAATGACTCTGGGCTTGGAAGTGGCCTGGAGGGGGCAGAAGCCCCCAGGCTGCGGTGCCCACACGGATCgcctcccacccctgccagcaCCACGGGAGCCCTGGCCAAAACTCTGCCCCATCCGGACACCCTTACCTGGCCCGGCTTCCAGAGACCCTTGAAGTCTCCGAGAAGAGAAACAGCTGCTACCTCTTAGtattattctgattttattttgccCTTACCTGATTGTAACGTGCTACAAGGGATTTCAACGGACTGCAGATGCGCGGCCTCCTTGCTGTTGTGTTTTTATTACGTCCCAACCTAGCAACCTTCGCTGTCCTTTCTGGAGTATCTTTCATGCCTTTCCAGTGGGCTCATGCCCGAACCAGCCCTGTCTTCTCGGCCGTGCACAACACGGGGCTACTTCCCCCCATCCTCACCCTGCGCTCCCATTTAGAAAGACACACGCACATATTTCCAGTGTCCCTAAAACCAGCCTTCTCGTTCGGGAAATCGCTAGAGAGAGAAGCAACCACATAAAGCAGTTTGGTTTTTGCAGCATTGGGCAGAGGTGTGTCGGTTGTGATGGAGGCCGGGGAGCCTGGTGTTTTCCTGGTGGCAGTCAGATTCGTAGCTATCCGGTGCTCGCCCAGCTTTCTGCATCTCTAGGTAGATGCCCGCTGTCCATTCCTGTGTATCTTCCTATGAATACACACTCTCAGGTATCTTTTCTGGTGTGCAGAAATCAGTGCTGCGCTgctctggctccttcctggcctcTTCTTGGGCCAGATGGTCACCAAAGGCCAAAAGCCACTTGCCACTCGCCAGAGCTCCTTTCTTTCTTGAGGCCTGAGATCCGGCAGGTGTAGAGCAGCCTGGAGGGAAAGGGGGACAATGGCCAGCGTTGGGGTCCTGGTGCAGTGTCCTCTGTCTGGCCTGAACCTGGGGAGGCCAGGGAAGGGACCACTGTGTCACAGTTGGGGTCCTCATGAAAAATGGGTTGCACGTGAACGTTGGGTACTTTGAAGTGAGTGTAATAAAAGGAGTACGGACAAAGTGGGGCAGAGGGAATGCAGACTcctgggctggcgttgtggggGTCCTCAGGGGCAAGGGGGAGTTTCTGCAGCAGGTGCggccagggtgtggggaggaCCCCAAAGGGAGCTGGACCCTTGAGGGATGCAGCCAGCCATGGGAACCCTGTAGGGAGATGTATATCTTGTCTCCACTCTCCTCATTCTGAAGGCACTGGGCACCAGAGGCCAGGGCAGCTTGTTGGGGGGGATGGGGGATGGGGGATGGTGGAGCATGGAGGTGCAGGGACTGCGGAAGGAAATGCAGTTCCAACcgcttttctctctgttgctttgtctCCCGACCGACCGGGATCCTCTTCTCCAGAGTCTTGAATGTGAGGGTAAGGAGTTATTTCCGAGGGAAAGGGGCTTCCTTGTCACGGCGTTACTCATCCTACTCATTATTGGCGCGCCTAACCTTGGCAGGCGGTGGGAGCCCCTCTgcggctcagagaggtgaagtgatTTGCTTGCGACCGCACAGCAGGGAGAcagggctggcattctggtgtCCCCTGCGGTCCTAGCCACTGGTGGGGGGCTTAGCCGCTGCGGCTGGGCCCCCCTCGTTGGGGTTGTGGCTGaaggcaggagggggctggctctgAGGACCCGGGATCTGAATgaaggtccttgggcctctctctctctctctctctctctctctcgggagtAATACGTGTATCCCATGCTTTCTTAGGGTCAGGATCTCTGCGGCTGGAACTCTAGGACGAACTACTGAAGGAAATGGATCTTCCCCAGGGGCAAAGCCCATGGGTGGATTCTGATTGGCTGGGCTCAGAGCAGGGGCCCATCTCTGGACCAATCACCATGGCCCATCTGGGGTCACATGCCTGTGTGCGGCATGGGGCGGGGTTTGCACCGGAGAACAATGGCACAGTCTCCACACTGGTCAGGATTCTGTTGTTTCCTGGGAACTAACGcgccggctctgtggcatggcggggtaaacctctgcctgcatcgCCAGCATGCcaattggagtccctgctgctccacttcctgtctggctccctgctgatagcctggaaaagcagtggaagatggcccacggtctgggcccctgcactcaggcaggagacccggatgaagctcttggcccctggcttcggcctgatctccacgagcatttggggagtgaaccagcaggtgggaggtctccctgtgtttctccctctctgtgtaacgctttccaagaaaaaaaaaaaaaaaaaggtaagctgTGCGCTTGGACAGGTGCAAATATAGTAAGAACATTTGTGGGaagttggaattaaaagataagtttatgttggtacaAAGTAAATTTCCTTCCGGCCTGGGGCCTTTA contains:
- the NKD1 gene encoding protein naked cuticle homolog 1 — its product is MGKLHSKPAAVCKRRESPEGDSFAVSAAWARKGIEEWIGRQRCPGGVSAPRQLRLAGTVGRGTRELVGEVFREPLSEEEEEDFRLEVALPPEKTEAPGSGDEKRMEKAGESCPGSKKQLKFEELQCDVSVEEDSRQEWTFTLYDFDNNGKVTREDITSLLHTIYEVVDSSVNHSPASSKTLRVKLTVAPDGSQSKRSVLLHPAELQSTRPRAETKPAEELRSWEKQQRAPLRFQGDSRLEQAGCYHHCVDENLERRNHYLDLAGIENCTSQFGPGSPSVAQKSELPTRTSNPTRSRSHEPEAIHVTHRKPQGADPGSCHLLDTPFAKVSELQQRLRGAQDGSKHFVRSPKAQGKSVGVGHVARGPRSKPPLGPAVPAGSPSAHLATSPALLPTLAPLGSKKHKHRAKEGQQGCRGLQAPLAAGSTMLGREHARELPTVLVYESQAGQAVQRHEHHHHHEHHHHYHHFYQT